Below is a genomic region from Armatimonadota bacterium.
TTGGCGGCCTGGCTGTTGGCGGTTTCGCCCTGGGGTATGTTGCCATCGGCGGCAGCGCAATGGGCTACTACGCTGTCGGCGGCGAGTACTCGACGGTCAGAGAGTTCGCGGAAGCACTGCGTGACCCACTCATACCCGGATTCGTACGCAGGTTTATTGAGCTTGTCTGGGAGTTGCGATGAGCAAGCGATCTATCCCACGCTGCACTCTTGCGGCGCCGGCAGGACCCGTCCGTGGCGTTGGTGTGCGGAGTGGACGGAATATCACCGTTACGCTGCGCCCTGCTAATTCCGGGCAGGGCCTGGCAATCCGGCGAAGTGACCTGGGTGTCGAGTACCCACTTCACCTGGACAATGCGCTGAACCTGCCGACCTGTACGGCGGTGGGTACAAGCCCGCAAGACGCCACGCTGTTCGTGGAGCACCTTATGGCGGTGCTGCACGTGCACCGGATCACGGATCTGGTTCTGGAGCTGGACGGGCCGGAGATACCACTGCTGGACGGAAGTGCAGCCCCCTGGAATGCGTTGGTGCGCCAGGCAGGCACGCGAGAGCTGGAGGGCAGTGTGGAGCCGGTGGTGGTTTCGGAAAACGTGCGCCTCGGGGAAGGTGACCGCTGGATTGAAGCGCGGCCGGCTGATGCGGCGACTTTCTGCTTCGATCTGCAGTACGACCACCCGATGATCAGGTGCGAGATAGCACGATTCAGCATGGATGCGGATGGCTTCGCGCGGATGCTTGCGCCGGCCCGGACTTTTGCGCTCAAAGAGGAATTGGACGCGGCAGTGGCGGCGGGTGAACTGAAGGCCGGGACGGAAGAGAACTGCCGCATCATCTACCAGGACCGCGTCTCCGAGCCGGCCACACTGCCCGATGAGCTTGCGCGGCACAAGGTGCTGGACATGCTGGGCGATCTATACCTGCTGGGGCGTCCGGTGATCGGCGAGATCCACGGCTACAGGACGGGACACGCGCAGAACCGGGAACTGCTCCGCGCGCTTTCCCAGGTGAAATAGGCGCCGCAAAGCGAACACGAGAACCGAGTTGAGGAGGTACCACACCCATGCAGTATCGCGAATATGGCAAGACAGGGATCAAGGTGTCAGCGCTGGGGTACGGGGCCATGCGCTTGCCCAAGGACGATGAGGAAGCGATCTCGTGCATGGTTCGAGGGATGGAGTTGGGCATCAACTACATCGACACCGCCTACGGGTACAATGACGGCTGGAGCGAGAAGATGGTGGGCAAGGCTGCGAGACGCTTCGGTCGCGACAAGGTCTTCATCGCCACGAAGAACCCGATGCACGACGACACCAAGGACGGCTGGTGGAAGCGGCTTGAGCGGTCACTGGATTACCTGAACACCAGCTATATCGACTTCCTGAAGGTCGTGCACGCGCTGTCGTGGGAAGCCTGGGAGCGCATCAACAAACCGGGCGGGATGATCGAGGCGATCATCGAGGCGAAAGATCAGGGCTTGTTCCGCCACACGGTATTCTCCTGCCACGATAGCCCCGAAAACATGATGAAGCTGATCGACACGGGGTTCTTCGAGGGCATTTTGGTGCAGTACAACCTGCTGGACCGCCGGAACGAGGATGTCATCGCCCATGCCGCAGAAATGGGCATGGGTGTGGAAGTCATGGGACCAGTGGGTGGTGGCAGGTTGGGGATGAGTTCGGAGAAGTTGGAGAGCCTCGCGCCCGGCGTCAAGAGCACGCCGGAACTTGCGCTCAGGTTCGTGCTGGCAAATCCGAACGTGTCCATCGCCTTCAGTGGTATGAGCAATATGGATCAGGTGGAAGAGAACTGCGCCACCGCTTCGCGCGAGGATGCGTTGAGTGCGGAGGAGCTTGAGTCCATCGAGCAGGCGCTGCGGGAGAACCAGCGGCTGGCGGAGTTGTACTGCACCGGCTGCAATTATTGCATGCCGTGTCCGCAGAAGGTGGGCATCCCGCAGGCTTTCGCGGCGATGAATATGCACAGGGTGTGGGGTCTCACCGACCACGCGAAGCACATGTACCGCAGGCTCGGGCCCAATCACCGCGAAGGGCTGCTTCAGGCGGACGCGTGCGTTGAATGCGGGAAGTGCGAAGAGAAATGTCCGCAGAACATCCCGATCATCCAACAGCTGAAGGAAACCCACGAAGCTCTGGCGCAGGACTGACGGCGCAGAGAACTGAATCGAAAGATGACCGCGCGCCCGACCATGGAGGCTCTCAACTCCACGGTCGGGCGTTGCTGCTCTCATACGTCACCGTCACCTACAACGTGGTAGAGGGTATGGTCTCGATCCTGGCCGGCGTGATGGCCGGGAGCATTGCGCTCATCGGGTTTGGACTGGACAGCGCGGTTGAATCACTGTCGGGCGGCGTCATGATCTGGCGCTTCCGACTGCACGGGCGCGTCTCAGCCGAGCGCGAGGAGCAGGTTGAGCGGAAGGCGGCGCGGCTGGTTGGGATCACGTTCTTCATCCTGGGCCTGTACGTGCTGTATGAATCCGCGGAGAGCTTGCTGCAACGCCAGGCCCCAGATCCGAGCCCGATCGGTATCATCATCGCCGTCGTCTCGCTCATTGTCATGCCCTGGCTGGCCGTGACTAAACGCCGGGTCGGCGAGGCCATAGGCAGCCGCAGCTTGATGGCAGACGCCAAGGAGACCTTTGCCTGCGCCTGGTTGTCCGCGGCCCTGCTGGTGGGATTGGGGCTGAACACGCTATTCGGACTCTGGTGGGCCGACCCGGCGGCGGGACTGATCGTCGCCGGCTTTCTGTTTCGAGAAGGCTATGAAACCATCTTCGAGGATGATGAGTGCGAGTGCGACGACGACGAGTGCGAACCGGAAGGACAGGAGGCGGGGGAAGCGGTTCCGTAGAAGGAGTCCCGAACAGGCGCTATGCCGAACAAACCCGGCTGGAGGAATTGGGGGAGAATCTGATGATGCTCACAATGTGCCTTATGCTTGGCGTTGCTCTGCTGGTGACCGCTGCGATGGGACAGGACGCTCTCTTCGAAGACGTGCACGTGGTCAAGATGGAGAAGGGGCAGTACGGCCCCCGAGGGATGCCCGGAGACATCATCGAGCTGAAGGATGGCTCGCTGCTCATGTGCTACACCGCCGGAGGCATCGTGGGGCGAAGCTCCACGGACAAGGGGAGGACCTGGAGCGAGCAGTTCCCGCTGGTACCCAATCCCGGACCGTCCATGGAGCGCGGGTACTACTGCCACCCCAGTTTCGCGCGACTTGCCAATGGCGACATCCTCCTGTCCTATATCTACGGCTCAGAGTCGCTTCCGTATTACGGGCATAACTACTACAGGCGTTCCCGGGATGAGGGCAAGACCTGGGGCGACCAGTTCATCTGCACGCCCATGCCCGGCTATGTGATCATGCACAATGACAAGATGCGGGTGCTGTCGTCGGGCAGGATTCTGGCGCCGACCGAGTACAAGAAGCGCTGGCCGGACAGCAATGACCACGGTGGGTACGTGGCCGAGGTGTTCTACTCGGACGACAATGGGTACTCGTGGTTCCGAGGGAATAATGACGTGGATTTCAACCCCCACGAGGCCCAGGAAGCCCACGTGGTGGAACTGAAAAACGGCACGGTCATGATGATGTTTCGCACCTATAGCGGCTGGATGGGGCAGGCGTTCTCGCCCGACGGCGGCGTCTCCTGGTCCCAGCCGGAAGCCCGCGAAGACCTGAGCCTGCCGCGTTCGGGCGCGGTGTCGGTGGACAGAATTCCGTCCACGGGCGACCTGCTGCTGATCCGGATCACTGGAAGCTGCGACGGCAAGCGCCGGGCGCCGCTGACTGCGATGATCTCGAGGGATGAGGGCCAGACCTGGGAGAACCCGCGACACATCGGCGCGGACCCCGAGGATGACTACGGCTACCAGAGCGTGACCTTCGTGGACGACATGGCGATCATCAGCTACCATGCGCGCGATGGCCTGCACGTGGCGAGGATCAAGACTGACTGGTTCTACCAGAAGGACTAAACGAAACCGGTGAGGAGTGGTCTCGGTGGTACGTTTCGCTCTGCTCTTGTGTGCGACTGCAATCTCGATGGCTGCCTGGGCTGACAGGCCGGCGCACAAGCCGATCACGGTGACACTGGACGGGAAGGCCGTGGAGTATCATTCGTCCGTGGTGGACTCCGACATCACGGCGGGGGTCGTGGTGGATGGCAAGCCGATGGTGGCCATGCGGTTCCTGATGGGAACACTGCGGCCAGACACGGAGACCTATCTGCTCCAACGGTGGGGTGTGTTCAAGCTCAACGACTACGCATTCAAGGTGGGCAGCAACCTGGTGATCCGCGAGATTGCGACCCCCGGAGGCGGCGGGTGGGTTGAGCGGCGCATGCCAATCGCGCCGATGATCCTGCCCGACCACGGCGCGGACAGGCTCTACATTCCCGCTATCCCGGTGCTGGGGATGCTTGGGCATGGAACGCAGTGGGTCCCGGAGACGAACACACTGCACATTCGAACCGGCCAGGCCACAGATCAAGAGAAGAGCTTCATGTACTGAACCGGAGGACATTGGTAAGCAGATGGCAACCGTCAAGACCACCGTTGACCCCGGCATCTGCCAGATGATCGCGGTCATCACTGCGACGTGCGAGGACGGGCGAAACGCCAGGGTGAGCATCGAGAGCCGTTGCGAGAAGGTTGGGAAGTTCGCGCCGATGGTGGAAGAGATCGATGTGTTTGGGGAACTGGGGCGCGATCTGGACACCGCCGTATACCGCGCCATGTCCCGGTGCATGTACGGGGGCTGCACCAACTGCATTGTGCCGGCTTCCGTGTCGAAGACCGCGCAGACCGCGGCCGGGCTGGCATTGCCCAGGGATGCGAAGATTGAGTTCGAGGTGGATTGATATGGAGGATAGGCGCGGCGAGACGGACCCAGCCCAACATCGACTGACACCTGACATCCGGCTCATCCTGGAAAGCGGCATCCGGGCACCTTCGGGGCACAATACCCAGCCGTGGAGATTCGATGTCGATGGCGACACTATCCGCGTGCTGCCGGACCTGACGCGGCGCCTGCCGGTGGTGGACCCTGATGACCATGCGCTGTTCATCAGCCTTGGCTGTTGTGTTGAAAACATGTTCATCGCCGCAAGACACGTTGGCATGGACGCGGCGGTGAGTATTGAGGCGGACGGCAGCATCTTCGTCCGGCTCATGGAATCCACTGATGGGCAGAGGGATGATCTGTACGAGGCTATCTCGGAGAGGCAGTCGAACCGTGGCCCGTATGATGGCAGGCCGATCCCCGAAGATCATCTGAAGATGCTACTGGAGGCCGCGGTGCGCGAGGGCGTCCGTGTTCTGCCGTTCGTCGGGCAGGATGAGTTCAGAGAGCTTCTGCCGTTCATCGCGGAGGGGAACCGCTCCCAGTTCGCAGACCGCGGGTTTGTCGACGAGCTTATCTCCTGGGTGAGGTTCACCGACGCCGAAGCAAGGGCCACGCAGGACGGCCTCTGGAGCCGGTGCATGGGTGTCCCCGCGGTGCCAAGGTGGCTCGGCAGTCTGTTCATGCGAGTACTCACCACGCCTAACAGTGAGGCCGCGCGCTGCGAAAAACTGGTGCGCAGTTCGTCGGCGCTCGTGCTGATCGCCGCCGAGGGCAACGACCGTGCCGCGTGGGTGAATGTGGGCCGGTCTTTCGAGCGCCTGGCACTGACGGCCACACGTCTGGGGATCAGTCACGCCCACGTGAACATGCCCTGCGAGGTGCTTCCCGTGCGCCGCAAGCTGGCCGAACATCTCAGTCTGGACGCCGTCCAGCCGTTGCTTCTGATTCGGCTGGGCTATGCGTCGCCGCTGCCGTATTCGATGCGTCGCCCTCTGACGGAAGTGCTGGTCGCCTGAGCGAATACACACTCACTGGCCGAAGAGATCCCCGGAGGCACGAATGCCCAAGATCAAGACCCTTCTTCTTTCGGGTGCGAATAATCATGACTGGCAGCGCTCGACGCCGTACATCAAGAAGATACTCGAGGAATCGGGGAAGTTTGAGGTCACGGTGACCGAGGACCCGTCGTCGGTTCTCGAGGATGCCGCCGCCCTGGAGGAGTACCCACTTCTCTTCTCGGACTACAACGGCCCGGAATGGAGCGATACTGCGAAGGCGAACTTCGAGGCGGCGGTGCGCGGCGGAACGGGGCTTGTGATCTTGCACGCCGCCGACAATGCCTTCCGGGGCTGGGTGGAGTACGAGAAGATGGTGGGGCTCCTGTGGCGCGACGGCACAGGCCACGGGGAGTTCCACGAGTTCCCGGTGACGATTGTGGACCGTGAGCATCCCATCACCGCGGGCGTGGCCGATTTCAGGATCATGGATGAACTTTACCATCGGCTGGTGCACATGCACGGGGTGCCTTACCACGTGCTTGCGACGGGGTTTTCGTCGGAGGAACGCGGTGGAACCGGTAGAGATGAGCCGGTGATGGTGGTGACGCAGTACGGCGAAGGCCGGGTCTTTCACCAGGTGCTCGGGCACATCTGGCAGGGCGACCCAGAGGGGGAGTACAAGGGCGCGAGTTACATCGCGCTGGAAAACCCGGGGTTCGTACAGAGCACGATCCGAGGCTCGGAATGGGCGGCGACAGGGGAAGTGACGGGGTGAGGTGTGAAGCCGGCCTCACCCCCAGCGTCGTGACCGACCTGCTCCCAACTGTCCGTCGCGGTGAGGCTTCTTCGGATCAAAGGGAGATGGCAGGAAACGACGGCCGGCGCGCCACGGGTACGCGCCCTGCAACCGACAGAGAGCGCACGATAGACGCCGGGGCGCGCGTCACTGCATGTTCTTCGGGTGCGGAGTCTTGATAACCAGGAAAGTCACCGGAGCATCGCCCGCGGAAACGTCCATGGGTGTGTCGAAGGGGACGGAGATCGCACTGCCGGGTTCGGCCGTCCAGGATTCGCCGCCCGTAGCCAGGGTGACGGAACCGGTCAGGGGCATGAGGAGCACGTTCGAGTTGCTGTTGTGGTGAGGCAGGGCTTCCCCGGCTGCAAGACGAACTCGCATGATCTGGACATCCTCGGTCTCGTAGGCGCACATCCGATCGCCGGCGTCGGTCAGGTGCAAGTCGACAAGGCTGATCTCAGGCATGATGGGCCCTCCTGGGTATCTGCGGGAGTGGGGAAAGCTTGGGAGAGTTGAACGAACGGCCCCGCGGGTTATCGCGCGGGGCCGTTCGCGGTTCTCCGGGATCAGGCAAGGCAGGCGGCGAGGTCCTCGTCGGGGTCGCCGATGGGCATGATGTTGAAGTTCTCCACCAGGACGTCCAGGATAGCCGGGGTGACGAAAGCGGGCAGGGACGGTCCCAGGCGGATGTTCTTGATGCCCAGGTGCAGGAGGCTGAGCAGGATCGCGACCGCCTTCTGCTCATACCAGCTGACGATCAAGGACAGCGGCAGTTCGTTCACGCCCACGCCGAAGGCGTTCGCGAGGGCAGATGCAATCTGCACGGCGGAGTAGGCGTTGTTGCACTGGCCCACGTCCAGCAACCGCGGAATGCCGCCGATCTCGCCGAAGTCCAGCTTGTTGAACCTGTACTTGCCGCAGGCCAGGGTGAGAATGACGCAGTCATCCGGCACCTTCTGCGCGAACTCGGTGAAGTAGTTCCGGCCGGGCTTTGCGCCGTCGCAACCGCCGATGAGGAAGAAATGCTTTACTGCGCCGGACTTGACGGCCTCAATCACCTTATCGGCGATGCCCAGCACTGGAATGTGGTGGAAGCCGGTGAGGATGGTCTTGCCCTCGGTGTCTTCGAAGCCGGGCATGGCCTTGGCCATCTCGATGACTTCGGAGAAGTCGCGGCTGGTGCCCAGGTGCTTCACGCCGGGCCAGCCCACCGGGCCGAGGGTGAAGATCCGGTCCTGGTAGCTCTCCTTCGGCTTCTGGATGCAGTTGGTGGTCATGACGATGGGGCCGGGGAAGGCGTCAAACTCTTCCCGCTGATTCTGCCACGCGCCACCGTAGTTCCCCACCAGGTGCGGGTACTTGTTGAGTTCCGGGTACATGAAGGCCGGCAGCATCTCTCCATGGGTGTAGACATTGACCCCAGTGCCTTCGGTCTGCTTGAGGA
It encodes:
- the lpxC gene encoding UDP-3-O-[3-hydroxymyristoyl] N-acetylglucosamine deacetylase, which produces MSKRSIPRCTLAAPAGPVRGVGVRSGRNITVTLRPANSGQGLAIRRSDLGVEYPLHLDNALNLPTCTAVGTSPQDATLFVEHLMAVLHVHRITDLVLELDGPEIPLLDGSAAPWNALVRQAGTRELEGSVEPVVVSENVRLGEGDRWIEARPADAATFCFDLQYDHPMIRCEIARFSMDADGFARMLAPARTFALKEELDAAVAAGELKAGTEENCRIIYQDRVSEPATLPDELARHKVLDMLGDLYLLGRPVIGEIHGYRTGHAQNRELLRALSQVK
- a CDS encoding aldo/keto reductase — translated: MQYREYGKTGIKVSALGYGAMRLPKDDEEAISCMVRGMELGINYIDTAYGYNDGWSEKMVGKAARRFGRDKVFIATKNPMHDDTKDGWWKRLERSLDYLNTSYIDFLKVVHALSWEAWERINKPGGMIEAIIEAKDQGLFRHTVFSCHDSPENMMKLIDTGFFEGILVQYNLLDRRNEDVIAHAAEMGMGVEVMGPVGGGRLGMSSEKLESLAPGVKSTPELALRFVLANPNVSIAFSGMSNMDQVEENCATASREDALSAEELESIEQALRENQRLAELYCTGCNYCMPCPQKVGIPQAFAAMNMHRVWGLTDHAKHMYRRLGPNHREGLLQADACVECGKCEEKCPQNIPIIQQLKETHEALAQD
- a CDS encoding cation transporter, producing the protein MSAEHPDHPTAEGNPRSSGAGLTAQRTESKDDRAPDHGGSQLHGRALLLSYVTVTYNVVEGMVSILAGVMAGSIALIGFGLDSAVESLSGGVMIWRFRLHGRVSAEREEQVERKAARLVGITFFILGLYVLYESAESLLQRQAPDPSPIGIIIAVVSLIVMPWLAVTKRRVGEAIGSRSLMADAKETFACAWLSAALLVGLGLNTLFGLWWADPAAGLIVAGFLFREGYETIFEDDECECDDDECEPEGQEAGEAVP
- a CDS encoding exo-alpha-sialidase, which translates into the protein MGQDALFEDVHVVKMEKGQYGPRGMPGDIIELKDGSLLMCYTAGGIVGRSSTDKGRTWSEQFPLVPNPGPSMERGYYCHPSFARLANGDILLSYIYGSESLPYYGHNYYRRSRDEGKTWGDQFICTPMPGYVIMHNDKMRVLSSGRILAPTEYKKRWPDSNDHGGYVAEVFYSDDNGYSWFRGNNDVDFNPHEAQEAHVVELKNGTVMMMFRTYSGWMGQAFSPDGGVSWSQPEAREDLSLPRSGAVSVDRIPSTGDLLLIRITGSCDGKRRAPLTAMISRDEGQTWENPRHIGADPEDDYGYQSVTFVDDMAIISYHARDGLHVARIKTDWFYQKD
- a CDS encoding nitroreductase family protein; translated protein: MEDRRGETDPAQHRLTPDIRLILESGIRAPSGHNTQPWRFDVDGDTIRVLPDLTRRLPVVDPDDHALFISLGCCVENMFIAARHVGMDAAVSIEADGSIFVRLMESTDGQRDDLYEAISERQSNRGPYDGRPIPEDHLKMLLEAAVREGVRVLPFVGQDEFRELLPFIAEGNRSQFADRGFVDELISWVRFTDAEARATQDGLWSRCMGVPAVPRWLGSLFMRVLTTPNSEAARCEKLVRSSSALVLIAAEGNDRAAWVNVGRSFERLALTATRLGISHAHVNMPCEVLPVRRKLAEHLSLDAVQPLLLIRLGYASPLPYSMRRPLTEVLVA
- a CDS encoding ThuA domain-containing protein — translated: MPKIKTLLLSGANNHDWQRSTPYIKKILEESGKFEVTVTEDPSSVLEDAAALEEYPLLFSDYNGPEWSDTAKANFEAAVRGGTGLVILHAADNAFRGWVEYEKMVGLLWRDGTGHGEFHEFPVTIVDREHPITAGVADFRIMDELYHRLVHMHGVPYHVLATGFSSEERGGTGRDEPVMVVTQYGEGRVFHQVLGHIWQGDPEGEYKGASYIALENPGFVQSTIRGSEWAATGEVTG
- the hcp gene encoding hydroxylamine reductase translates to MFCFQCEQTAGGTGCTKMGVCGKDPRTATMQDLLIHSLKGTARIMKAAWDLGARSDEIDAFVEEAIFSTLTNVNFDEKRFVEYVKEAEQIKQKAKDLLASAGGTAPDCLKPCIPADAGLEDLLGIGAQVGILSDPSLDENVRALRELIVYGIKGIAAYAFHARELGKTDDFVDGFIYEGLAATTDDSLGVNDLVGLALKAGEANVKAMEILDAGHVELLGTPEPHPVFLGTKKGPAILVSGHDMPDLLELLKQTEGTGVNVYTHGEMLPAFMYPELNKYPHLVGNYGGAWQNQREEFDAFPGPIVMTTNCIQKPKESYQDRIFTLGPVGWPGVKHLGTSRDFSEVIEMAKAMPGFEDTEGKTILTGFHHIPVLGIADKVIEAVKSGAVKHFFLIGGCDGAKPGRNYFTEFAQKVPDDCVILTLACGKYRFNKLDFGEIGGIPRLLDVGQCNNAYSAVQIASALANAFGVGVNELPLSLIVSWYEQKAVAILLSLLHLGIKNIRLGPSLPAFVTPAILDVLVENFNIMPIGDPDEDLAACLA